A stretch of the Clostridiales bacterium genome encodes the following:
- a CDS encoding phosphonoacetaldehyde reductase gives MPDIQRVVRGRGSLKKIMELAGKLEIRRPMIVGGNTLTSRLLRKVPELLPAPVFSGFHPNPDLSDAAAGAEMYRANGCDGIISIGGGSAIDTAKAVHTLLFCKNPETVAAGNLPEKMKVPHLAVPGTAGSGAEATQNAVVYVNGKKASLSHPDLKPDGVLLDAELLDSLPEYHKKSCAMDALAQGIESYWCEAANDDSRVHAYLAILGVLDNLKAYLAGDPHAADEMLDASYQSGKAIQITRTTAAHAMSYQLTKTFGIAHGHAVMLTLPTLWEMMSEDEQTAPVLKDLSRLMRLGDPLMAPRLLRGVMADIGLMVPAFPDDRILDMLTDSVNPERLANHPVKLTRSEIRNAYVRSLLPMEDAERQACLDIWKYYGAQ, from the coding sequence ATGCCGGATATACAACGTGTTGTACGCGGACGCGGAAGCCTGAAAAAGATCATGGAACTTGCCGGAAAACTTGAAATCCGGCGTCCAATGATTGTCGGAGGAAACACGCTGACTTCCAGGCTGCTTCGCAAGGTACCGGAACTTCTGCCCGCGCCGGTATTCAGCGGGTTCCATCCCAACCCGGATCTGAGCGACGCGGCAGCCGGCGCTGAAATGTACCGGGCAAACGGCTGTGACGGAATTATATCGATCGGCGGCGGTTCAGCGATTGATACCGCAAAAGCAGTTCATACACTGCTTTTCTGCAAAAACCCGGAAACTGTCGCTGCCGGAAACCTGCCGGAAAAAATGAAAGTGCCCCATCTTGCAGTTCCCGGAACAGCCGGAAGCGGTGCGGAAGCGACACAGAATGCGGTTGTGTATGTAAACGGGAAGAAGGCGAGTCTGAGCCATCCGGACCTGAAACCGGACGGTGTGCTGCTGGATGCGGAACTGCTGGACAGCCTGCCGGAATACCATAAAAAAAGCTGCGCCATGGACGCGCTTGCCCAGGGAATCGAAAGCTACTGGTGCGAGGCGGCCAATGATGACAGCCGGGTACATGCATATCTGGCGATCCTCGGTGTGCTCGACAACCTGAAGGCCTACCTGGCCGGAGATCCGCATGCTGCCGATGAAATGCTGGACGCCAGCTATCAGAGCGGAAAAGCAATCCAGATTACCCGGACAACTGCCGCACATGCTATGAGCTACCAGCTGACGAAAACGTTCGGGATCGCCCATGGACATGCAGTTATGCTGACACTGCCCACACTATGGGAAATGATGTCTGAAGATGAACAAACGGCTCCCGTCCTGAAGGATCTCAGCCGCCTGATGCGCCTGGGCGATCCGCTGATGGCTCCGCGCCTGCTGCGCGGTGTCATGGCGGATATCGGACTGATGGTTCCCGCATTTCCGGATGACCGGATCCTGGATATGCTGACAGATTCCGTCAATCCGGAAAGACTGGCGAACCACCCGGTGAAGCTCACCCGGAGTGAAATCCGGAACGCATATGTGAGATCCCTGCTTCCGATGGAAGATGCTGAACGGCAGGCATGCCTGGATATCTGGAAGTATTACGGAGCACAATAA
- the radC gene encoding DNA repair protein RadC, producing the protein MPEQETETNGKALKENDPVSKAGRNLHEGHREALRNRFMKEGGFDHFEDHQILELLLFYANARQDTNPTAHELLDTFGSLKGVLEARPEMLTTVKGIGPQAATLISMVVPLTRVWNRCAMEKPDRIGNSREAEKYCLSLVAGNRTERFYVIALNAQCNVLGRRRISEGSLSEVSAYPRLVMETALNYNAHSVLLCHNHPGGTCAPSQEDIASTLQLQRLLNGVGILVLDHIIVAGSVTYSMIEHGDIDYRIKNRI; encoded by the coding sequence GTGCCGGAACAAGAAACAGAAACAAACGGAAAAGCCTTGAAAGAAAATGATCCGGTTTCCAAAGCAGGCAGAAACCTGCACGAAGGTCATCGCGAGGCACTCCGGAACCGGTTTATGAAGGAAGGCGGATTTGATCACTTTGAAGACCACCAGATCCTGGAACTGCTTCTGTTCTACGCGAACGCCAGGCAGGATACCAATCCGACTGCCCATGAACTCCTGGACACATTCGGATCCCTGAAAGGAGTCCTGGAAGCACGGCCGGAAATGCTGACCACAGTGAAGGGAATCGGTCCGCAGGCAGCTACCCTGATCTCCATGGTTGTACCGCTTACGCGGGTATGGAACCGCTGTGCCATGGAAAAACCGGACCGGATCGGAAACAGCCGTGAGGCGGAAAAATACTGCCTCTCCCTGGTCGCCGGAAACAGGACAGAAAGATTTTACGTCATTGCACTGAATGCCCAGTGCAACGTGCTGGGAAGACGGCGTATTTCAGAAGGATCGCTGAGTGAAGTATCCGCGTATCCAAGGCTTGTAATGGAAACAGCCCTGAATTACAATGCCCACAGTGTGCTCCTGTGCCATAACCATCCGGGCGGGACATGCGCACCATCCCAGGAAGACATTGCATCCACGCTGCAGCTGCAAAGACTGCTGAACGGTGTCGGAATCCTGGTGCTGGATCATATTATTGTTGCCGGGAGTGTGACATACAGCATGATTGAGCATGGGGATATTGACTACCGGATTAAAAACAGGATTTAG
- a CDS encoding YdcF family protein codes for MGENQNRKRHGALRILTALVLAGILAYGGIVAMICVEEGKVPKTLAVHADYDAIIVLGAQVKPDRTLSVQLTWRMDAAAEAYKKKNVPIVVCGARGPDEPCTEAEAMKEYLLEKGIPEDVILTDPRSFNTNENLENAQELLKGFQNINRVLIVTSDYHVPRSLAIAQDLGFEAEGYGAKCLPERWLKNHAREALAWCKYWAKKYLRLPL; via the coding sequence ATGGGAGAAAATCAGAACAGGAAAAGACACGGAGCGCTCCGCATTCTGACAGCACTGGTGCTGGCCGGAATTCTTGCTTACGGAGGAATTGTGGCAATGATATGCGTGGAGGAAGGAAAGGTGCCGAAAACGCTCGCAGTCCATGCGGACTATGATGCAATCATTGTTCTCGGAGCCCAGGTTAAACCGGACCGGACCCTGAGTGTCCAGCTGACCTGGCGGATGGATGCTGCGGCTGAAGCATATAAAAAGAAGAATGTACCGATTGTCGTATGCGGCGCCCGTGGGCCGGATGAACCCTGTACGGAAGCGGAAGCAATGAAGGAATACCTTCTGGAAAAAGGAATTCCGGAGGATGTTATCCTGACGGACCCGCGATCCTTCAACACCAATGAAAACCTGGAGAATGCACAGGAGCTGCTGAAAGGATTTCAGAACATAAATCGCGTACTGATTGTGACAAGCGATTACCATGTTCCAAGATCCCTGGCCATTGCGCAGGATCTTGGATTTGAGGCAGAAGGATACGGTGCGAAATGCCTTCCGGAACGCTGGCTCAAGAATCATGCCCGGGAAGCCCTGGCATGGTGCAAATACTGGGCGAAGAAATACCTCCGCCTGCCCCTGTGA
- the rsmG gene encoding 16S rRNA (guanine(527)-N(7))-methyltransferase RsmG: MKEKIRSILEINRIPASPELPEQLEIYLRLLKEWNSKMDLIAEAPDDEILDRHFADSLTVLRTGLIPDDVKWIDVGTGAGFPGLPLAIARPDIRMTLMDAQQKRLNFLQAVIRETGIPNACTVHMRAEEGARNPEYREKFDIASARAVAPLNTLTEYLLPFVRIGGAALCWKGPALRDELEAGRRSAHLLGGKLEMPYSCSIEGRNWEHMILPIRKTEKTAAAYPRKPGMPKAKPLVSQKDE, encoded by the coding sequence ATGAAGGAAAAGATCAGAAGTATACTTGAGATCAACAGGATACCGGCCTCTCCGGAACTTCCCGAGCAGCTGGAAATATACCTGCGCCTGCTGAAGGAATGGAATTCGAAAATGGACCTGATTGCAGAAGCACCAGATGATGAAATCCTGGACCGCCACTTTGCAGACAGCCTGACCGTTCTCAGGACCGGCCTGATTCCGGATGATGTGAAGTGGATCGATGTCGGTACAGGCGCCGGGTTTCCCGGCCTTCCGCTGGCCATTGCGAGACCGGATATCCGGATGACACTAATGGATGCTCAGCAGAAAAGGCTGAACTTTCTGCAGGCTGTGATCAGAGAAACCGGCATTCCGAATGCGTGTACAGTTCACATGCGCGCAGAAGAAGGCGCAAGGAATCCGGAATACCGTGAAAAGTTTGATATTGCATCTGCCCGTGCTGTTGCACCGCTGAATACACTGACTGAATATCTTCTGCCGTTTGTCAGAATCGGAGGCGCTGCACTGTGCTGGAAAGGCCCGGCACTCCGGGATGAACTTGAGGCAGGAAGGCGGTCAGCCCACCTCCTCGGCGGGAAACTGGAGATGCCGTATTCCTGCAGCATTGAAGGCAGAAACTGGGAACATATGATCCTTCCGATCCGCAAAACCGAAAAAACAGCGGCCGCCTATCCCCGAAAACCCGGGATGCCGAAGGCGAAACCGCTGGTAAGCCAGAAAGACGAATAA
- a CDS encoding ROK family protein has translation MRYGALEAGGTKMVLAVMDDHGNMMESVSIPTRAPDDTMPEMISFFSGKGISSLGIGSFGPLDLNPASPAYGSVTESPKLSWRHFPLRQAFADALQVPVSIDTDVNAAALAEFSLGAARGKQSCLYVTVGTGIGGGLIIHGKPVHGLMHPEIGHILLPPDPEDPSPDGFCPYHRHCLEGLASGPAVEKRWGIPGRDLPAGHPAWHLEAHYLAQLCVNAIMAFSPEMIILGGGIMQQKHLFPLIRKETARLLNGYIPESLFGDGMNAYIVEPGLGTASGITGAYLLSRVS, from the coding sequence ATGCGGTATGGTGCACTGGAAGCCGGCGGTACCAAGATGGTACTGGCTGTTATGGATGATCATGGAAATATGATGGAATCTGTTTCCATTCCGACACGGGCTCCGGATGATACAATGCCAGAAATGATTTCTTTTTTCAGCGGCAAAGGGATATCTTCACTGGGAATTGGCTCCTTTGGTCCGCTGGATTTGAATCCGGCATCCCCCGCTTATGGTTCGGTTACGGAATCACCCAAGCTGTCCTGGCGTCATTTTCCGCTCCGTCAGGCTTTTGCGGATGCCCTGCAGGTTCCGGTTTCAATTGATACGGATGTTAATGCCGCAGCCCTTGCAGAGTTTTCATTGGGCGCCGCGCGTGGAAAACAGTCCTGCCTGTATGTCACGGTGGGTACGGGAATCGGCGGCGGGCTGATCATTCACGGAAAGCCGGTTCACGGACTCATGCATCCGGAAATCGGACACATCCTGCTGCCGCCGGATCCGGAAGACCCATCGCCGGATGGTTTTTGTCCCTATCATCGGCACTGTCTGGAAGGTCTAGCTTCCGGTCCTGCCGTTGAAAAGCGCTGGGGAATTCCGGGACGGGATCTGCCCGCGGGGCATCCGGCCTGGCACCTGGAAGCGCATTACCTTGCACAGCTTTGTGTCAACGCAATTATGGCATTCTCTCCGGAAATGATCATTCTGGGCGGCGGTATCATGCAGCAGAAGCATCTGTTTCCGCTGATCCGGAAAGAAACTGCCCGGCTTCTCAACGGATATATCCCGGAATCCCTTTTCGGGGATGGAATGAACGCATATATTGTCGAACCCGGACTGGGTACAGCCAGTGGAATCACCGGTGCTTACCTGCTGTCCCGTGTCAGCTGA
- a CDS encoding CotH kinase family protein, whose protein sequence is MRNKRIPMLMFLAVMMGIICFPMANADEFQPLDLPVIYLNIDGGAAETERMNNSPDHSYRCTGTMDILVPDGYTGSQENTRGIRLEYIRGRGNGTWNMSKKPYKVKLQDKVNLFGMGKSKTWVLLANYYDDSLMRNRLVSWLGEMTGLEYTPEGVFTEVVMNGEYLGNYYLCEQVQLNKNRVDIDELKEEDTDYPEIQGGYLLEFCPDEYEAPSSFETSRGQLFGNMEPSFDPDKDDYVSEAQKQYIREYIQKAEDAVFSEGEEYRDYLDLQSMADYWWIMEFIENEDAFRTDSAHLFKPRYEADGSEGKLHFGPLWDFDASLGNGQYVTGVVKGFNNTTMIWMDELRKKPEMQSILRERWYNLDQQLERMTEEGGVLDRTSAEIRNSWYRDEEKWRDSKEECGMVFLRNIDEETEHIRQWINLRREWISRNLDKLDILTYTVTFTGENTEEREYSVSAFSGMDPYDYYPDEPEAEGKEFAGWALEDGTIVDYFIVEDDTVLTAVFR, encoded by the coding sequence ATGAGAAACAAGAGAATACCGATGCTTATGTTCCTGGCTGTAATGATGGGCATAATCTGCTTTCCGATGGCAAATGCGGATGAATTTCAGCCACTGGACCTTCCGGTCATTTACCTGAATATTGACGGCGGTGCAGCAGAAACAGAGCGGATGAACAACAGCCCGGATCACAGCTACCGCTGTACAGGCACTATGGATATCCTTGTTCCGGACGGATATACCGGTTCCCAGGAAAATACCCGGGGAATCCGGCTGGAATATATCCGCGGGCGCGGGAACGGAACCTGGAATATGAGCAAAAAACCATACAAAGTCAAACTGCAGGACAAGGTCAACCTGTTCGGTATGGGAAAAAGCAAAACATGGGTTCTTCTTGCCAATTATTATGACGACAGCCTGATGCGCAACCGGCTTGTATCATGGCTGGGAGAAATGACCGGGCTGGAGTATACACCGGAAGGTGTGTTTACAGAAGTGGTCATGAACGGCGAATACCTGGGGAATTATTATCTGTGCGAACAGGTACAGCTGAACAAAAACCGGGTTGATATCGATGAACTGAAGGAAGAGGACACTGATTATCCTGAAATCCAGGGAGGGTACCTGCTGGAATTCTGTCCGGATGAGTATGAAGCACCGTCTTCATTTGAAACATCCCGCGGGCAATTATTCGGGAACATGGAACCGTCATTCGATCCGGATAAAGATGATTATGTGTCGGAAGCCCAGAAACAATATATACGGGAATACATCCAGAAAGCGGAAGATGCTGTTTTCAGCGAAGGAGAAGAATATCGGGATTATCTGGACCTGCAGAGTATGGCGGATTACTGGTGGATTATGGAATTCATCGAAAACGAAGATGCGTTCAGGACGGACAGCGCACATCTGTTCAAACCCCGGTATGAAGCAGACGGAAGCGAAGGGAAACTGCATTTCGGTCCGCTGTGGGATTTTGACGCCTCCCTGGGAAACGGCCAGTATGTAACGGGCGTTGTAAAGGGATTCAACAACACCACGATGATCTGGATGGATGAACTTCGGAAGAAGCCGGAAATGCAGAGTATACTCCGGGAACGCTGGTATAACCTGGACCAGCAGCTTGAAAGAATGACAGAGGAAGGCGGAGTCCTCGACCGGACATCCGCTGAAATCCGGAATTCATGGTACAGGGACGAAGAAAAGTGGCGCGATTCCAAGGAAGAATGCGGTATGGTATTCCTGCGGAACATTGATGAGGAAACCGAGCATATCCGGCAATGGATCAATCTGCGCCGGGAATGGATCAGCCGGAACCTGGACAAGCTGGATATACTTACCTATACGGTGACGTTCACGGGAGAGAATACAGAGGAAAGGGAGTATTCCGTATCCGCATTCAGCGGCATGGACCCATATGATTATTATCCGGATGAACCGGAGGCGGAAGGAAAGGAATTTGCAGGATGGGCGCTGGAAGACGGAACAATCGTTGATTATTTCATTGTTGAAGATGATACCGTACTGACAGCTGTTTTCAGATAA
- a CDS encoding GGDEF domain-containing protein, which produces MGTDGINNAILRFFRDDIGGILITDQEGNILYHDDRTAFVKTGKTNWKAVCPAPAAGQKAETWDLMNSDTGRSFMVTTSTFEDGGIKQIHHLVDTSVYTGLYRDMSDYSRILQNERDRDRLTGLYNKGKFMEMKRTLFLKQDTIAVFNMDVNNLKQMNDNYGHEAGDRLIRKAAESLKKIEHRNVMTFRTGGDEFMAVALHVSREEAEEILAEWESGLEKLNREKDGIECIIACGFAYGEHGYDLEDVFRQADERMYEDKKAKKAKSGQPVR; this is translated from the coding sequence ATGGGAACGGATGGAATCAACAATGCAATCCTGCGATTCTTCAGGGATGATATCGGCGGAATCCTGATTACCGATCAGGAAGGGAATATCCTTTATCATGACGACAGAACCGCTTTTGTCAAAACAGGAAAAACAAACTGGAAAGCGGTCTGTCCGGCTCCGGCTGCCGGACAAAAGGCAGAAACATGGGACCTGATGAATTCAGATACCGGCCGATCCTTTATGGTGACAACCTCCACTTTTGAGGATGGCGGAATCAAACAGATCCATCACCTGGTGGATACCAGCGTATATACCGGACTGTACCGGGATATGAGTGACTATTCCAGGATTCTTCAAAACGAAAGGGACCGGGACCGGCTGACGGGATTGTACAACAAAGGGAAATTCATGGAGATGAAACGGACTTTGTTCCTGAAACAGGATACCATTGCCGTATTCAACATGGATGTAAACAACCTGAAACAAATGAATGACAATTACGGGCATGAGGCGGGAGACCGGCTGATCCGAAAAGCAGCTGAAAGCCTGAAGAAGATTGAACACCGGAATGTGATGACTTTCCGGACAGGCGGGGATGAGTTTATGGCAGTTGCCCTGCATGTAAGCCGTGAAGAAGCTGAAGAAATCCTGGCCGAATGGGAAAGCGGACTGGAAAAACTGAACAGGGAGAAAGACGGAATTGAATGCATCATTGCATGCGGATTTGCATACGGTGAACATGGATATGACCTGGAAGATGTTTTCAGGCAGGCTGATGAACGGATGTATGAGGATAAGAAGGCGAAAAAAGCGAAATCCGGACAGCCAGTGAGATAA